aaaataatgcaTTCATCTTCAAAATATACTCcatttttttttgacaaattaaaaattagaaatagtagacaaacatataattttttcttttatcttaaatatcttattattaataattactaACATTAAGCTAAGTATTTCAATGATAAACATAAGAAGATCAACAACTATAACTTATATTTGAAATGATGTATCTTATTGATTAAAGAAGATTTAAATTGAGGCTTGATTCTCAACTTGCAAGTTGCTAATGTATGCCCCATGGCTGTGATATAAGGTTTGGTATTGCATAAGCCACATGTtaaaagaatgaattctaaaggGGTACAAAATTTAAGTGACTCAACATTTTGATGACCCAACTCACGAATTTTTGTGGATAAATGAACTAGTCTAATTGTCTATTGTAGAAGGattaaaataaaagagatttgaattaTTTATAAAAGCTGTATTCCTTAAATGACTTTCTTGATACATATATTATTGCTTAAATTTATTATTGCATACATATCAATCCAAGTAAAATAATAATCCATTTTCAGTTAATATTTTTGGGGTGGTATACTCTGTTCATATCTAAAAAAGTTCTCAGGGTCAACTCTGGTTTTGACCTTCACCAGTCTATCAAAATTCTCTCTGAAAAACTTGGCTCCATAAATTCGAGCTCTGTCAACATTGGTTGTTCCATTGCTTGGATTGGCTCCAATATCTCTGTCCCTGTAGTTATGAAAAGCCTCCCTTGGAAATTTGGAAACAAAAGGAGTCATGAACTCATACATGGACCTTGAAACATTCAAGTTACGATTAGTGATATCTTCTCCATCTTGTAACCAAATCATGTAGTACTGAATCAAGAACAAGTTCCCTGCTCTATGAGGAaactgttaggatttggttgaattagtcccacattgcttaggatagcaaatggagtgggtggcctaggctataaatatgaggctaagttcttcatttgtttttgcaccagtcagaaacactttaagcttgtatctgatttttcttttcctctgtactctttgattagagagtgttgtgaggtgtagttagatatttgctttgaaagagtgtgggtgtactggggtgccggtgagagaaagaagtctatgtgttgtaacaattttcacatagtgatattctctggttgtcatttgacaacggccgtggttttttctccggtaattggagtttccacgttaaattcttgtgttgtgattgtgtctattttatttctctgtcaaaggtgttttctcaagggggaattgtgtcttattcccaacagaaACGAAGTAGCCGAAGCTGAAATCTCCCACATTCTTCCACCGTAGGGGTTCCATTGCATAACAATTATCTCACTCTCGATGAACTTCTTCCAAATAGATCGCAACCCCTTTTTGGAAATAATTTTCTTCACAAAATCTGACTTGCTCTTGAAGTAGGATTGAGCAGGGTATTTTGCTTCGAATAGTAACGCTTCTGCTGGGTATCCGATTGGACCTTCTGTATAGAAAACAGTGCTGTTGACCCAAGGCAATTCAAGGCAATCACTTTTGCGTAATCCCAGTTCAGGAAAACTTTCTTTCATCAAACTCAAAAGTCTATCAGTTCGTCCCAAGAACTCGCCAATGAAGAAAACTTGAACCGTCTTGTGATGCACCTCGTGCTGGAGTCTGATGAAAAGATCCCTGTGAAGCTTTGGTGCAACATGTTGCCATTTGTAAACAATGTCGGTGACACCTTATAATAAAAcagtgaaagaataagaaaagacaaGAATTTTTTatcggtgaaaactcaggtgcaatcgacaagttgatagttgagaataattaaatgatttaagtgatttaattgtatttttaaatttttagagatttaaatGTCCACACAATAAAAAATcagagatatatttattttttttatcaaaaagtttAAAGATATTCTGTTTAGACGGTCTAATTCGATCGGATCAAATtagatctaataattataatacaaacaattagatttattattattattataataaatcgattttgttctgatttattaaaaaataaattattaatcagtTTAATAAAAATGTCTAATAATAACATAATACATTTTAGTATCTTTATTAAAGTGATCTCATTTTTATTATTGTGTTGTTGTATTATAggagaataataatatctatttatactaattattaaattaattttaaattttaaaataaaataaaacaaccaaaatttttagataattctaaaaacaagacaaaaaaaaattctaattagaatatatattattattattagcatatatatataagaatatattATTCTTATTCCATATTGCTCCCTGatctaaaaaaatatacttgatTTGTGCCTATTGTccgtatttaaataataaattttatttgtaaaaaaaataaaataataaataaaaataacacaaaaatttaaTACCTTGTTCTAAGGTTCTATTCACCTTGAACACCGTCACCAATGGAGGAACCGCCACCAGCTTGATCGTCCATGAGAGAATCACACCGAAGCTAGCACCTCCACCTCCTCTTATGGCCCAGAACAGATCCTCCCCCATTGATTTTCTGTCAAGGATATCACCATTTACATTGACAATTTTTGCATCAATAATGTTGTCCACGGAGAGGCCGTATTTTCTCATGAGGTTGCCGTAGCCACCGCCGCTAAAATGGCCGCCGGTGCCGAGACTAGGACAGACTCCGGCAGCGACGGCATGAACATGGCTATTCTTCGCGACTTTATAGTAAAGTTGACCAAGTGTTGCACCAGCCTCAACTAAAGCGGTGCCGTTTTGAATGTTGACGCTAATAGATTTAAGATTGTACATGTCGAGAAGAATGAAGGGGATATCTGATACGAAGGAGAAGCCTTCGTAGTCATGGCCGCCACTTCGGATTCTGAGCTGAAAGTTGCTGGCTTTGGAGCATACAACCGCCGCCTGAACATGGGATTCATGAAAAGCGGTTATGATGGCGATGGGTTTGGGTGTGTTTGGTCTGTTAAACCTCTTGTTGTGGATGTGGAGGTTGAGGATGTCGGAGAAGGATGAATTGGTGGAGGTGTATAAAGCTCCGATGACGCTAACGGGAGCTGATGGGTTTGTCCATACTTTGTTTGAGAGGCAAGCGTGAAAGTAAGCTTTTTGGTGATCTAGGTCTGCATGTGAAACTGGAGATTgaagaagaacaacaatggcTGCTAGCAGAGTTGAAAGGAGAAGAAATGGCAACGATGATGATGTCGCCATTGTTGTTacgaaatgaaaatgaaaatatggtGCTTGTTTCTCAATTGCAGTTGCATGCAGCATTATACATAGCCTTAATGTTAGAGTAAATAAATTCGAAAATGTTGTTATAGAAACTCACGCTCCAattaattttatgtgaagttaataatCGATCattattaaatgataatttaattaaatttattaaattatttaataatttttaattattaattttacgtaaaattaatattaaaatttttaccttaaaaatattaattaaaaagatatattcccttccatcaatatataacaaCTAACAAGTAcactaaaataattttgttatggAAAAGTATACGTTATTAAAAGAGAGTCTGCCAACTATTACCAACACGTGATAAATTAGAATTAAACCATGATTAACTTAGATGTGACTTTATTTAGTAGATGGGCTTCATGTTCAGCCCAACTCAAGTTGGCAGATTTTAACAGATAAAAAGTTGGTAACTACTGTTTTGTTATACacaattattaatattttgtcATTCAATTAATATACAAGTGCAGCCGTTTTTGTTTATACCAAAAACTCCTAACAATTTTCCGTTTCCTATGGGCTTCGTGTAGTATTATCATAGTCAACTGTTTAGAATCATTGGTGAACATAAAAAAGTCatcggaaaaaaaaaatctaatcacATTTATAAATTCAGAAATGCTAATTAttgctttttaatttttagtctTTAGTTAacttttttaaagatttattattatttaattaatttaaaaatctatttttatgtactagttgttaaaaaattaaataaaaaataatatttaaaaaatacttagtGGCACTGAAATGAATTTTTTCTTCATCCATTATGTGTTTAATTTGACTCATACAATATAATATAAGTGTAGTTAACATATGTTTTaggaatattattattaataaaattttttaaattttttattataataaatataaattaaatatattaaaaactaattttttatattttaataaaaaattaatttataatattaatatatactcTTAAGATACAACATACAAAATTCGATCTTAATAAAAATAGTAATAGATAATgaatgaatattttaaaaattaaatttaatattaatacaaTAATCATCTTCTATGTCGTCAAAGCTTCTCTCAATTCCATTAAATTTGGTCTTCGTGGttttatatatacattaaatTCGTGCTTCAAAGGAAATAAGAAACATTACTCCATATGTTTCTTCTCCTTAAGTCTATATCAATTGTTACTTTAAACAATTTTTTTGCGTTTCTTCCTCATCTATCTAAGTCAATCAGCCATTGTTTATCGGACTAATAGTTTATATGAAAAATCTATCTttagtacaaaaaaaaaaaacaaaaaataataaaaagccatTCAATTTAttgttataattttaattaaataatttataaacatatatttaatattttttgttaagttTACGGTAGAAATAATAGACAAACGCTTTGACCGTTCTTTTTATTTTAACCATAATAAATGCtgacacaataaaataaaataaaaagggaaaccTTCAACCTCacatctattatctattatttatttatctacttaatatattaaaattagattttcactccaactaataaaagtgaggtgtcgatTCCTCATGAATCTATTTTTCTGCCAAAATAAATACatcattttcttttctaaatttattttataaaaatatctttattataattatactataattaacaTTTAAgcaataatgcataattataccaatttagaaaaatatctttatttttagaaagtactatttttatgtaattaaagcactattctctcttttaaaattatttttaaaaaaaatatttttattataattatattacaattagtatttaatgaataatgcatgattatactattttagaaaaaatatttatttttaaaaagtgctATTCTCATataatgaaagcactattctctcttctaaaattatttttagataaatatctttattataattatattacaattagcatttaatatgTATGATTataccaatttaaaaaaatatctttattataattatataaaataatctactTATATACTAAAATTGAATTTCTCTCAACTAATGAAAGTAaggtgtcaatttctcatgaatttatttttttttcaaaataaaaataatattctcttttctaaatttatttttaaaaatatctttattagaattatattacaattagcatttaatgaataatgcataattatactgatttaaaaaataacttaattataattatataaaaaattaaacataaatttataattttaattactaTAAATATGATACTAACGTTCATAATGGTAAATTgatattgtaataattaatttttataattatttttgtactactaaaggctatatatagtgtttttttGTGGTTAGTAAGTCTAAATCTaagaatcaaaatatttttttctaatctgTTATTCTTCTTTGTTTGGGCAATTGTTTCTAAGGAGCTTTATAGGTTAAGTTCAAGTCATATCCCTTCTACGTTTTCTACGTTTGTCCAAAAATATTCGAAGTGGAGCATATAATGAGAtcgaattttctcaatttaggttCAACTTTGAAAAATTCGTGCCAAGCTTAAAGATGCAATTCAAAGAttggtattatatttaaattttcttcttttaggttttttgtattataaataattttataacatattgtaaTTTTTCATAAACTACCGATCTTTTGGTGCATTAATGCAATGCCATTGAAGAGAATAAAAGTTAATTTAATTTGACAATTTTAACAAGAAGATAGTCTGAATTTGTATCGATTCTAAGTATTCGATCTTATGATGTTATTTTGGTTGAttgttacgagaatgactctaatctatacgtatctaaggattagaatagattaaatattatttaaataatttagttctaatattggtagttgattaaattagttttagagaaatttaaattgttgtctcaattgatatattatgactattctttatggatatgttatttttaaattttttaatatgatttttttaagtttgttttcttttttagatatatgtatcaccttttttttgtattttatattagtaatgcaattattaagagaaatataatttatcaataaattagaatgattaaaaagtTAATTATATTGTGTGGATAtaagattaattaattaagattaaagcgtgaaaaaggaaaaatagtcaCAATATGTGGTTTTGCTTTCTtgctaatatataaaaatacctggaagaaaaaaattaaaatattaccatttaaaaaaaattgttaatcataCCTATGAAAAGGGATTAAGGAATAtgcatgaatataaaaaataaaaaattattactcgCTTgtcgaataaaaaataatcatatatatatataatcataacaaaaaaataattaatatatgtgacttaaatttttatttatataattaatatatatatataaacaaatatttagaattattcaacaaaattaatatatatgtatagataaataaagaaattattataatttataaaaattacacatacatgacattaataataaagaataaaaaaattattggatGATTGTAggctcaaaaaaaaaattaattatgataaaaaatttaatatatatgatttaaatatgtttacatacaattaatatatatatatatatatatatatatatatatatataaactacatAAAAAagtatttagaattatttaacaaaataaatatattctaaaaataaaaaattattaattaaacaattgatatatatacatataaataaatacgAAAATTAGTATGATTTATGAATATTATTATGCATATAATGGTATTAATGGAATAACAAAATCATTGAATGATTGTaggctaaaaaaattatttataataaaaaataaaaaaataattaatatatgtgacttaatatatatgtatacttaAATAAGGagagatttaaaattatttaaacaaaataaataaatatatcctaCGAATAAAAAAACCATTGACTAATCGATTAATATATACtggtagtataaataaaaaaccattaaataaaaaagaaatagtatgttttcaattttaggaataaaatgtaaataattataatataataatttgtttaattattaatatttataattgttattttaatcataaatttagaaaaaaagtagattaacaaaaataattaataactatattAGAGTTGATACACAtaacactagattaagaaaaataaacgtataacatgttactttttaattaattaaattactatactttaaattaatttcaataaaataatttaaaattataatttcaaactTATCACGTGCATAGTACGAATTGTTGAACAATCTATTATCATGTACATGACACGGATTATTAAACAATTTCTCatgtattttttttccaaaataaaaatactatttttacttataattattattctttatcaatttttcatttaaacactaatattatttattaattttttatttttatttctcacatttatttaaaattccttttcaatattttaggtattaattattgttatttaattaacttattttaggtatttacttattaaaattttaggtattaattataCCTCAATTACGGTATTAAGATTTTGAacataatttcaatttaattttggacaatatcaaatatatatatatatatatatatatatatgatattttagatattaattattattatttattaacttattttaggtatttaattagtaaaatattagatattaattatattCTGTTTACCGTGTTAAGTCTTTAGACATAATCTCAATTTAATTTTAGACAATATCAGaagcaaatatatataatattaaattagaagAGTAGATTTTagttttacataaaataatataatagatatagaatataaataaatttacttgacaaatataattattcataatattttattatgataACATATCTTTGTGTATCGACtccctatatatatatgtatattgttatttttctattacatgacatatttattattatattttaaatttagaattttttttgatCTAACATTGCATTGCAGTGAAAGAAtggcaagtaaaaaaattaaaaaaaaatatgaaaacatTCTAAACATTATTACCGCTAatcgttttttttagttttcaaatatattatttattttatttatttagagtaataactaaatttattataactatagtaaaattatttttaaattattagtaaatttttaaaattattaacatattattagtatatataataagcaGTAAATTTCCtttcatgtttattatttaaaaaatttataatttttacataatttttattctatttttttccatACCTAATAATGATTATTGACTACGATCCTATCAATAGCATCATCTATAATAGATTATACGAAGagaaagtatgaaaaataaagataaaaattataaGGCTATAAAAAGTCTCATTAAAGTTTGACAAGAGCAAGACGGTTTACATAGAAATAGTTCTAATAAATGATAAGATTAATTGATtcatttactaaattttttcaaataatgctaagttcaatttataaatagagtttaattttaatgcactaaCAGTGTAAAGCGTTTTACATAGTCGTGTAATCACATCCGTtcttttggatgaccattcacATAGTCAATGTGAaaggtatttatttttattgatgtgtcaTTCCGTAATTGGATACAcatgtaaaactattttacactgtcaatgcatcaaaattaaattcttataaatatttgtagttcgtattttaagttaattttataagaTACACCATTTCACAAGTCAAAGACAATTCCTTTTAATAGCTTTGTAAatgctaatagcttttatatttaatttattttgcaatACGATAAAATTCATTGGTCAATCAAaaattatttgacaaaaatatttgagaatGAATTGGTAGAAAGGAAAGtctatgtcttctcaaattttgagATTGAAAAATCAAGCGGAATATATATATCTTCTGACTGTACACAcatgcaaaatatcttttaatatggAGTCAGGTATAATACGTTTGGTCGATGATCGTAAAATTCtgaataatcattttaatttgcttGCTCGTGCTGATATATTGAAACAAACAAATGAACGATTCTACTTATTTGGtatgtaattaatttatattaacccacacaaaattattttccttttgattttaagttttgccaaaaaattgtataatagcgtcattttatcgataacaataattttaacagtttatttatgaaaatatttcaaattttattgtGACTTTTTTTCAAGgtatatccttttattaatatactattgttagttttatcgtttaatataaaataaatcagtacattttctttattttatacacGTTCAAagttataatttcttatattattcactcatttgttcttaatttggtacttttaattcaatttttttgttcaattagatgttattggattcttgattagaaaagaaaaacttaTATCATGGTCAAAAATAGAGAGGAGTGATCAGTACATTGTGATTGATCTTCATAATTTGcagtatgtaaaattttaatatgaatatttcttttggttataattatgtgttgtggtacaaattttttttatttatatattactacttaCTCTCTTAATTCTCGTTTTCAttcaataatgaaaaaaaataagatgtaCACTATAAGATCAATTTACAATCCAATTACTTGATCATCTATGTAATCACCAAGCAAccgaatatataatttattctctaatttataaaatttaacaaagatATTGGTAAACATATTGGTttcgcatttatttatatattttatttatttatgttatatttgtaattatattatatctttttttatcaatatatatatttttttaaaatatcgttAGTGTTAGCACATtgtgtattaaataaattaaatgatagaaacacgtaattattttatttttcagtcaAGATTCAGTAAAATACTGTAATTTAGACTTgcaatatcaatatattaatagtaaaatgaaaaaatatataatattatatgaaaaaaatttttaaatcataattgtaatttatgatttaaatcataatttaaatattttaaacgaGATAATTTCATTTAGagaatttataattcaaatataatttttatacatttaaTAGCTACATTCGAGTTAATACATTTAatactatatttaaaaaaatatgaacaatgcacatcatattttttatttattaattaaattattacaattcaaattaattttaatagaataatttaaaagtataatttcaattttatcacgtgcatggcacgagTTATTAcacttatatattattaaaactaagttttgttaattaataatataactgatgt
The sequence above is drawn from the Arachis hypogaea cultivar Tifrunner chromosome 4, arahy.Tifrunner.gnm2.J5K5, whole genome shotgun sequence genome and encodes:
- the LOC112795380 gene encoding berberine bridge enzyme-like 17 — protein: MATSSSLPFLLLSTLLAAIVVLLQSPVSHADLDHQKAYFHACLSNKVWTNPSAPVSVIGALYTSTNSSFSDILNLHIHNKRFNRPNTPKPIAIITAFHESHVQAAVVCSKASNFQLRIRSGGHDYEGFSFVSDIPFILLDMYNLKSISVNIQNGTALVEAGATLGQLYYKVAKNSHVHAVAAGVCPSLGTGGHFSGGGYGNLMRKYGLSVDNIIDAKIVNVNGDILDRKSMGEDLFWAIRGGGGASFGVILSWTIKLVAVPPLVTVFKVNRTLEQGVTDIVYKWQHVAPKLHRDLFIRLQHEVHHKTVQVFFIGEFLGRTDRLLSLMKESFPELGLRKSDCLELPWVNSTVFYTEGPIGYPAEALLFEAKYPAQSYFKSKSDFVKKIISKKGLRSIWKKFIESEIIVMQWNPYGGRMWEISASFPHRAGNLFLIQYYMIWLQDGEDITNRNLNVSRSMYEFMTPFVSKFPREAFHNYRDRDIGANPSNGTTNVDRARIYGAKFFRENFDRLVKVKTRVDPENFFRYEQSIPPQKY